Proteins encoded together in one Halalkaliarchaeum sp. AArc-CO window:
- a CDS encoding dihydrolipoamide acetyltransferase family protein — MTITEFKLPDVGEGVAEGELVSWLVEPGDAVSEDQPVAEVETDKALVEVPSPYDGTVKQLFVEEGEMVPVGDVIISFELPDDEETAEAEPADEEPADGEPADREPAEVETPDDRVFAPPSARRLARELGVDIAAVSGSGPGGRVTEADVRNHAESTATQEPEPTPSAEETVAESAPETEADTEDAAVPSGVDAVDRDNTLAVPATRRVARELGVDIDDVPTDQTRDGEPFVTEQQVREYAEALEADAREPAAKPTAEPAAAEAAGAETATPTPGETGAGARPEETVPYRGVRRTIGDQMEQSKYTAPHVTHHDTVEVSALVEARERLKPRGQEQDVSLTYLPFVMKAVVEGLKEYPVLNSQLREEDEEIALKKYYNVGIAVATDAGLMVPVVEDVDRKGLFELSRQVHDLASRARDRKLDLEEMRGGTFTITNFGAIGGEYATPIINYPETAILGLGAIEKRPVVEDDEVVARPTLPLSLSIDHRVIDGAEAAAFTNTVMSYLNEPLLLLE; from the coding sequence ATGACGATAACCGAGTTCAAGCTCCCGGACGTCGGCGAAGGCGTCGCCGAGGGCGAACTCGTCTCCTGGCTCGTCGAACCCGGCGACGCCGTAAGCGAGGACCAGCCGGTCGCCGAGGTGGAGACCGACAAGGCGCTCGTGGAAGTACCCTCGCCGTACGACGGCACGGTGAAGCAACTGTTCGTCGAAGAGGGGGAGATGGTGCCCGTCGGCGACGTGATCATCAGTTTCGAACTCCCGGACGACGAGGAGACGGCGGAAGCCGAACCGGCCGACGAGGAACCGGCTGACGGGGAACCGGCTGACAGGGAGCCGGCGGAAGTCGAAACCCCCGATGATCGAGTGTTCGCGCCGCCGTCGGCCCGCAGGCTCGCCCGAGAACTCGGCGTCGACATCGCTGCAGTGTCCGGCTCCGGTCCGGGAGGCCGGGTGACGGAGGCCGACGTCCGGAACCACGCTGAATCGACCGCCACACAGGAGCCCGAACCGACCCCCTCCGCCGAGGAGACAGTGGCCGAATCCGCCCCGGAAACGGAGGCCGACACCGAGGACGCGGCGGTTCCGTCCGGCGTCGACGCCGTCGACAGGGACAACACGCTCGCGGTGCCGGCGACGCGTCGGGTCGCCCGAGAACTCGGCGTCGACATCGACGACGTCCCCACCGACCAGACTCGTGACGGCGAACCGTTCGTCACCGAACAGCAGGTCCGAGAGTACGCAGAGGCGCTCGAGGCGGACGCACGGGAACCCGCCGCCAAGCCGACCGCCGAACCCGCGGCGGCCGAGGCGGCGGGCGCCGAGACCGCGACCCCGACGCCCGGAGAAACCGGGGCGGGCGCACGGCCCGAGGAGACCGTCCCCTACCGCGGAGTCCGGCGGACGATCGGCGACCAGATGGAGCAGTCGAAGTACACCGCACCCCACGTCACCCACCACGACACCGTCGAGGTGTCGGCGCTCGTGGAGGCCCGCGAACGTCTGAAACCGCGGGGACAGGAGCAGGACGTTTCGCTCACATACCTTCCGTTCGTGATGAAGGCAGTCGTCGAGGGACTGAAGGAGTACCCCGTACTCAACTCACAGCTCCGCGAGGAGGACGAGGAGATCGCACTCAAGAAGTACTACAACGTCGGCATCGCGGTCGCAACCGACGCCGGACTGATGGTGCCGGTTGTCGAGGACGTCGACAGGAAGGGGCTGTTCGAACTGTCGAGGCAAGTCCACGACCTCGCCTCGCGAGCGCGAGACCGGAAACTCGACCTCGAGGAGATGCGCGGCGGGACGTTCACGATCACCAACTTCGGGGCGATCGGCGGCGAGTACGCCACCCCGATCATCAACTACCCCGAAACCGCGATTCTGGGTCTGGGCGCGATCGAGAAACGCCCAGTCGTCGAGGACGACGAGGTGGTCGCCCGGCCGACGTTACCGCTGTCGCTGTCGATCGACCACCGCGTGATCGACGGCGCGGAGGCCGCAGCGTTCACCAACACGGTGATGTCGTACCTGAACGAACCGCTCTTGCTGCTGGAGTAG
- the lpdA gene encoding dihydrolipoyl dehydrogenase: MVVGDISTGTDVLVIGAGPGGYVAAIRAAQHGLDTTLVERDAYGGTCLNYGCIPSKALITGSDLAHEAGNAEHMGIHADPAVDMAAMSGWKDGVVDQLTGGVEKLCKANGVNLVEGEATFADETTVRVAHGGDGQGSESIEFEHAIVATGSQPIEIPGFEFTDEEVWSSRDALAADEIPDRLVVVGAGYIGMELATVFAKLGTDVTVVEMLDDALPMYESDVARVVRKRAKDLGIEFQFGEGASEWQESPDGGIQVVTETEDGVESTYAADKVLVAVGRRPVTEGVGLEAAGIETDENGFIPVDDRMRTNKDHVFAIGDVAGEPMLAHVASHEGIVASEVIAGEPAAMDAQAVPAAVFTDPEVATVGMTEAEAEADGFDPVVGEMPFRASGRALTADHTDGFVRIVADEETGLVLGGQIVGPEASELIAEVSLAVEMGATLEDVASTIHTHPTLAEAVMEAAENAQGQAIHTLNR, translated from the coding sequence ATGGTTGTCGGAGACATTTCCACCGGGACAGACGTACTGGTCATCGGCGCCGGACCGGGCGGCTACGTCGCCGCCATCCGCGCGGCACAACACGGCCTCGACACCACGCTCGTCGAGCGGGACGCCTACGGCGGGACGTGCCTGAACTACGGCTGTATCCCCTCGAAGGCGCTGATCACCGGCTCGGATCTCGCCCACGAGGCGGGCAACGCCGAGCACATGGGGATCCACGCCGATCCCGCCGTCGACATGGCCGCCATGAGCGGCTGGAAAGACGGGGTGGTCGATCAGCTCACCGGCGGCGTCGAGAAACTGTGCAAGGCAAACGGCGTCAATCTCGTGGAGGGCGAAGCGACGTTCGCGGACGAAACCACCGTCCGCGTCGCCCACGGCGGCGACGGCCAGGGCTCGGAGTCGATCGAGTTCGAACACGCGATCGTCGCCACCGGCTCACAGCCGATCGAGATCCCCGGCTTCGAGTTCACGGACGAGGAGGTGTGGTCCTCGCGGGACGCGCTCGCCGCAGACGAGATCCCCGACCGGCTCGTCGTGGTCGGGGCGGGCTACATCGGCATGGAGCTTGCGACCGTGTTCGCGAAGCTCGGCACCGACGTCACCGTCGTCGAGATGCTCGACGACGCGTTGCCGATGTACGAGTCGGACGTCGCCCGCGTCGTCCGCAAGCGCGCAAAGGACCTCGGCATCGAGTTCCAGTTCGGCGAAGGCGCAAGCGAGTGGCAGGAGTCGCCCGACGGCGGCATCCAGGTCGTCACCGAGACCGAGGACGGCGTCGAGTCGACGTACGCCGCCGACAAGGTGCTCGTCGCCGTGGGCCGACGGCCCGTCACCGAGGGGGTCGGCCTCGAGGCGGCCGGGATCGAAACCGACGAGAACGGGTTCATCCCGGTCGACGACCGGATGCGAACGAACAAGGACCACGTGTTCGCGATCGGCGACGTCGCCGGCGAGCCGATGCTCGCCCACGTCGCGAGTCACGAGGGGATCGTCGCCAGCGAGGTGATCGCCGGCGAGCCCGCCGCGATGGACGCCCAGGCGGTACCGGCGGCAGTATTCACCGACCCAGAGGTCGCCACGGTCGGCATGACCGAGGCCGAAGCCGAAGCGGACGGGTTCGATCCGGTCGTCGGCGAGATGCCGTTCCGGGCCTCCGGACGGGCGCTCACGGCCGATCACACCGACGGGTTCGTCCGGATCGTCGCCGACGAGGAGACCGGGCTCGTCCTCGGCGGCCAGATCGTCGGCCCCGAGGCCTCCGAGCTGATCGCCGAGGTGTCGCTGGCGGTCGAGATGGGCGCGACCCTCGAGGACGTCGCCTCGACGATCCACACCCACCCGACGCTCGCGGAGGCTGTCATGGAGGCCGCCGAGAACGCGCAGGGGCAGGCGATTCACACGCTGAATCGGTGA